From the Pirellulales bacterium genome, one window contains:
- the glk gene encoding glucokinase, whose protein sequence is MILAGDIGGTSTRLAQFQIQAGRLAPLSPPQKFPSRQHKGLDEIVQAFVAAQKAAGQNQPIEHAAFGIAGPVRDGKVHTSNLPWMVDSTQLAAELGLAAKNVHLLNDLEANAHGIPALGANDFVTLNTGQSDPRGHAAIISAGTGLGEAGIFFDGELLHPFACEGGHADFAPRDSLEAELLLHLKDKFAQDSAGHVSCERVLSGPGLRNIYEFLRDTGLGQESAELAAAIAAGDPAAVISKAALDGSSPLCVQAMDMFVAFYGAEAGNLALKMMATRCVYIGGGIAPRIISKLRAPRFLDTFCNKGRLKSLLQMIPIQVIMNDLTALFGAARFAAVQAKLLPSWSG, encoded by the coding sequence ATGATTCTCGCTGGCGACATCGGCGGCACGTCCACGCGCCTGGCTCAATTTCAAATTCAAGCGGGCCGGCTTGCGCCTCTCTCGCCGCCGCAAAAGTTTCCGAGCCGTCAGCACAAAGGGCTGGACGAAATTGTGCAAGCTTTTGTCGCCGCGCAAAAAGCAGCGGGACAAAACCAGCCGATCGAACATGCCGCTTTCGGCATAGCCGGGCCGGTGCGCGATGGAAAAGTTCACACCTCTAATTTGCCGTGGATGGTCGATTCCACGCAGTTAGCCGCGGAATTAGGGCTTGCTGCGAAAAACGTCCATTTGCTCAACGATTTGGAAGCAAACGCACACGGGATTCCAGCATTGGGCGCCAACGATTTCGTCACGCTCAATACTGGTCAATCCGATCCGCGTGGCCATGCGGCAATCATTTCGGCCGGCACCGGTTTGGGCGAAGCGGGAATTTTTTTCGATGGGGAGCTGTTGCATCCCTTTGCCTGCGAAGGCGGGCACGCCGATTTTGCCCCGCGCGATTCGCTGGAAGCGGAATTGCTGTTGCATCTGAAGGATAAATTCGCCCAGGACAGCGCTGGACACGTCAGTTGCGAACGAGTGCTTTCCGGTCCCGGTTTGCGGAATATCTACGAGTTTTTGCGAGACACCGGTCTTGGGCAGGAAAGTGCCGAGCTGGCTGCTGCGATTGCAGCCGGTGATCCTGCGGCGGTCATCTCGAAAGCCGCGCTTGACGGCTCCAGTCCTTTGTGCGTTCAGGCGATGGACATGTTCGTCGCCTTTTATGGCGCCGAAGCGGGAAATTTGGCGCTGAAAATGATGGCCACTCGGTGCGTGTACATTGGCGGAGGAATTGCACCGCGGATCATCAGCAAGTTGCGCGCCCCACGATTTTTAGACACCTTTTGCAATAAAGGCCGCCTCAAGTCGTTGCTGCAGATGATTCCCATCCAAGTCATCATGAACGATCTTACGGCTCTGTTTGGTGCTGCACGCTTTGCGGCCGTGCAGGCTAAACTGCTGCCATCTTGGTCCGGCTAA